The following proteins are encoded in a genomic region of Mycobacterium sp. 155:
- a CDS encoding DNA-directed RNA polymerase subunit beta', protein MLDVNFFDELRIGLATADDIRNWSFGEVKKPETINYRTLKPEKDGLFCEKIFGPTRDWECYCGKYKRVRFKGIICERCGVEVTRAKVRRERMGHIELAAPVTHIWYFKGVPSRLGYLLDLAPKDLEKIIYFAAYVITAVDDEMRHNELSTLEAEMAVERKAVEDQRDSDLEARAQKLEADMAELEAEGAKSDVRRKVRDGGEREMRQLRDRAQRELDRLDEIWSTFTKLAPKQLIVDEVLYRELQDRYGEYFTGAMGAESIKKLIENFDIDAEAESLRDTIKNGKGQKKLRALKRLKVVAAFQQSGNSPMGMVLDAVPVIPPELRPMVQLDGGRFATSDLNDLYRRVINRNNRLKRLIDLGAPEIIVNNEKRMLQESVDALFDNGRRGRPVTGPGNRPLKSLSDLLKGKQGRFRQNLLGKRVDYSGRSVIVVGPQLKLHQCGLPKLMALELFKPFVMKRLVDLNHAQNIKSAKRMVERQRPQVWDVLEEVIAEHPVLLNRAPTLHRLGIQAFEPQLVEGKAIQLHPLVCEAFNADFDGDQMAVHLPLSAEAQAEARILMLSSNNILSPASGKPLAMPRLDMVTGLYFLTTEVPGDIGEYTPAGTDTPETGVYSSPAEAIMALDRGALSVRARIKVRLTDLRPPADVEAQLFENGWKYGDAWIADTTLGRVLFNELLPHGYPFVNEQMHKKVQARIINDLAERYPMIVVAQTVDKLKDAGFHWATRSGVTVSMADVLVPPQKQEILERHEAEAEAIEKKYQRGALNHTERNESLVKIWQDATEEVGKAMEEYYPADNPIITIVKSGATGNLTQTRTLAGMKGLVTNPKGEFIPRPIKSSFREGLTVLEYFINTHGARKGLADTALRTADSGYLTRRLVDVSQDVIVRETDCETERGIIVTLAERGHDGSLIRDAHVETSAFARTLATDAVDANGKVIIERGHDLGDPAIDALLAAGISQVKVRSVLTCASAAGVCAKCYGRSMATGKLVDIGEAVGIVAAQSIGEPGTQLTMRTFHQGGVTGGADIVGGLPRVQELFEARIPRNKAPIADVAGRVRLEESDKFFKITIVPDDGGEEVVYDKLTKRQRLRVITHEDGSEGVLSDGDHVEVGDQLMEGSADPHEVLRVQGPREVQIHLVKEVQEVYRAQGVSIHDKHIEVIVRQMLRRVTIIDSGSTEFLPGSLTERAEFETENRRVVAEGGEPAAGRPVLMGITKASLATDSWLSAASFQETTRVLTDAAINCRSDKLQGLKENVIIGKLIPAGTGINRYRNIQVQPTEEARAAAYTIPSYEDQYYSPDFGQATGAAVPLDDYGYSDYR, encoded by the coding sequence GTGCTAGACGTCAACTTCTTCGATGAACTCCGCATCGGCCTCGCCACCGCGGACGACATCCGCAACTGGTCCTTCGGCGAGGTCAAGAAGCCGGAGACCATCAACTACCGCACGCTGAAGCCTGAAAAGGACGGCCTGTTCTGCGAGAAGATCTTCGGACCGACTCGCGACTGGGAGTGCTACTGCGGTAAGTACAAGCGCGTCCGCTTCAAGGGCATCATCTGTGAGCGGTGCGGCGTCGAGGTCACCCGCGCCAAGGTGCGTCGTGAGCGGATGGGCCACATCGAACTGGCCGCACCCGTCACGCACATCTGGTACTTCAAGGGCGTCCCGTCGCGCTTGGGCTACCTGCTGGACCTGGCCCCGAAGGATCTGGAAAAGATCATCTACTTCGCGGCCTACGTGATCACCGCCGTCGACGACGAGATGCGTCACAACGAGCTGTCGACGCTCGAGGCCGAGATGGCCGTCGAGCGCAAGGCCGTCGAGGACCAGCGTGACTCCGACCTGGAGGCCCGGGCTCAGAAGCTCGAGGCCGACATGGCCGAGCTCGAGGCCGAGGGGGCCAAGTCCGACGTGCGCCGCAAGGTGCGCGACGGCGGCGAGCGTGAGATGCGTCAGCTCCGTGATCGGGCCCAGCGCGAGCTGGACCGGCTCGACGAGATCTGGAGCACCTTCACCAAGCTGGCTCCCAAGCAGCTGATCGTCGACGAGGTGCTCTACCGCGAGCTGCAGGACCGCTACGGCGAGTACTTCACGGGTGCCATGGGTGCCGAGTCGATCAAGAAGCTCATCGAGAACTTCGACATCGACGCCGAGGCGGAGTCGCTGCGCGACACCATCAAGAACGGCAAGGGCCAGAAGAAGCTGCGCGCGCTCAAGCGTCTGAAGGTCGTCGCGGCCTTCCAGCAGTCCGGCAACTCGCCCATGGGCATGGTGCTCGACGCCGTCCCGGTGATCCCGCCGGAACTGCGCCCGATGGTTCAGCTCGACGGTGGCCGTTTCGCCACCTCCGACCTGAACGACCTGTACCGCCGTGTGATCAACCGCAACAACCGGCTCAAGCGACTGATCGACCTCGGTGCACCCGAGATCATCGTCAACAACGAGAAGCGCATGCTTCAGGAGTCGGTGGACGCGCTGTTCGACAACGGCCGTCGTGGTCGCCCCGTCACCGGGCCGGGCAACCGTCCGCTCAAGTCGCTGTCCGATCTGCTCAAGGGCAAGCAGGGCCGGTTCCGGCAGAACCTGCTCGGTAAGCGTGTCGACTACTCGGGCCGTTCCGTTATCGTCGTGGGCCCGCAGCTCAAGCTGCACCAGTGCGGTCTGCCCAAGCTCATGGCTCTGGAACTGTTCAAGCCGTTCGTGATGAAGCGTCTGGTCGACCTGAACCACGCGCAGAACATCAAGAGTGCCAAGCGCATGGTCGAGCGGCAGCGGCCGCAGGTGTGGGATGTCCTCGAAGAGGTCATCGCCGAGCACCCCGTGCTGCTGAACCGTGCACCTACGCTGCACCGCCTGGGTATCCAGGCCTTCGAGCCGCAGCTGGTGGAAGGCAAGGCCATCCAGCTGCACCCGCTGGTGTGTGAGGCGTTCAACGCCGACTTCGACGGTGACCAGATGGCCGTGCACCTGCCGCTGTCGGCGGAGGCACAGGCCGAGGCCCGCATCCTGATGCTGTCCTCGAACAACATCCTGTCGCCTGCGTCGGGTAAGCCGCTGGCCATGCCGCGTCTGGACATGGTGACCGGGCTGTACTTCCTGACCACCGAGGTTCCCGGTGACATCGGCGAATACACCCCGGCCGGTACGGACACCCCGGAGACCGGCGTGTACAGCAGCCCGGCCGAGGCCATCATGGCCCTCGACCGTGGTGCGCTGTCGGTGCGTGCCCGGATCAAGGTTCGGCTCACCGATCTGCGGCCGCCGGCCGACGTCGAGGCCCAGCTGTTCGAGAACGGTTGGAAGTACGGCGACGCCTGGATCGCGGACACCACGCTGGGTCGGGTGCTGTTCAACGAGCTGCTGCCGCACGGGTATCCGTTCGTCAACGAGCAGATGCACAAGAAGGTCCAGGCCCGGATCATCAACGATCTGGCCGAGCGTTACCCGATGATCGTGGTGGCGCAGACCGTCGACAAGCTCAAGGACGCCGGCTTCCACTGGGCCACCCGTTCGGGTGTCACGGTCTCGATGGCCGACGTTCTGGTGCCGCCGCAGAAGCAGGAGATCCTGGAGCGCCACGAGGCCGAGGCCGAGGCGATCGAGAAGAAGTACCAGCGCGGTGCGCTCAACCACACCGAGCGCAACGAGTCGCTGGTCAAGATCTGGCAGGACGCCACCGAAGAGGTCGGTAAGGCGATGGAGGAGTACTACCCGGCGGACAACCCGATCATCACGATCGTGAAGTCCGGCGCCACGGGTAACCTCACCCAGACCCGCACCCTGGCCGGCATGAAGGGCCTGGTGACCAACCCGAAGGGTGAGTTCATCCCGCGTCCCATCAAGTCTTCGTTCCGCGAGGGCCTGACGGTGCTGGAGTACTTCATCAACACCCACGGCGCCCGTAAGGGCCTCGCGGACACCGCTCTGCGTACCGCCGACTCGGGTTACCTGACCCGTCGTCTGGTCGACGTGTCGCAGGACGTCATCGTTCGCGAGACCGACTGTGAGACCGAGCGCGGCATCATCGTCACGCTGGCCGAGCGCGGCCACGATGGTTCGCTGATCCGCGATGCGCACGTCGAGACCTCGGCCTTCGCCCGGACGCTGGCGACCGACGCGGTCGACGCCAACGGCAAGGTGATCATCGAGCGCGGCCACGATCTCGGTGATCCGGCGATCGACGCGCTGCTGGCCGCGGGCATCTCGCAGGTGAAGGTGCGTTCGGTGCTGACCTGTGCGTCGGCTGCCGGTGTGTGCGCGAAGTGCTACGGCCGCTCGATGGCCACCGGCAAGCTGGTCGACATCGGCGAGGCCGTCGGCATCGTCGCCGCCCAGTCCATCGGTGAGCCCGGCACGCAGCTGACCATGCGTACCTTCCACCAGGGTGGTGTTACCGGTGGCGCCGACATCGTCGGTGGTCTGCCCCGCGTGCAGGAGCTGTTCGAGGCTCGTATCCCACGGAATAAGGCGCCCATCGCCGACGTCGCGGGCCGGGTCCGGCTGGAGGAGAGCGACAAGTTCTTCAAGATCACCATCGTCCCCGACGATGGCGGCGAGGAAGTTGTCTACGACAAGCTCACCAAGCGTCAGCGCCTGCGGGTCATCACCCACGAGGACGGCTCGGAGGGCGTGCTCTCCGACGGCGACCACGTCGAGGTCGGCGACCAGCTGATGGAAGGCTCCGCTGATCCGCACGAGGTGCTGCGCGTCCAGGGCCCCCGCGAGGTGCAGATCCACCTCGTCAAGGAGGTCCAGGAGGTCTACCGGGCCCAGGGTGTGTCGATCCACGACAAGCACATCGAGGTCATCGTCCGGCAGATGCTGCGTCGCGTCACGATCATCGACTCGGGCTCGACGGAGTTCCTGCCCGGCTCGCTGACCGAGCGTGCCGAGTTCGAGACCGAGAACCGTCGCGTCGTGGCCGAGGGTGGCGAGCCCGCAGCCGGACGTCCGGTGCTGATGGGTATCACCAAGGCGTCGCTGGCCACCGATTCGTGGTTGTCGGCGGCGTCGTTCCAGGAGACCACTCGCGTGCTGACCGATGCGGCGATCAACTGCCGCAGCGACAAGCTGCAGGGTCTGAAGGAAAACGTGATCATCGGCAAGCTGATCCCGGCCGGTACCGGTATCAACCGTTACCGCAACATCCAGGTGCAGCCCACCGAAGAGGCCCGCGCTGCGGCGTACACGATCCCGTCCTACGAGGATCAGTACTACAGCCCGGACTTCGGCCAGGCCACCGGTGCTGCGGTGCCGCTGGACGATTACGGCTACTCGGATTACCGCTAG
- a CDS encoding deoxyribonuclease IV — translation MLIGSHVDNTDPLAAAAADGADVVQFFLGNPQSWKKPKPREDAVVLKAANVPLYVHAPYLINVASANNRVRIPSRKILQDTCDAAAEIGATAVIVHGGHADDNDMEAGFERWGKALDYLNSDVPVYLENTAGGDHAMARHFDTIARLWDRIGDKGIGFCLDTCHAWAAGEALVDAVDRIKAITGRIDLVHCNDSRDAAGSGADRHANFGLGQIDPQLLAAVVNAADAPVICETSEEGRKDDIAFLREHAVS, via the coding sequence GTGCTCATCGGTTCGCATGTAGACAACACCGACCCATTGGCCGCGGCGGCCGCTGACGGCGCCGACGTCGTGCAGTTCTTCCTCGGCAACCCGCAGAGCTGGAAGAAACCGAAGCCTCGCGAAGATGCCGTCGTACTCAAGGCCGCGAACGTTCCGCTGTACGTGCATGCGCCGTACCTCATCAATGTCGCCTCCGCGAACAACCGGGTGCGCATCCCGTCTCGCAAGATCCTGCAGGACACGTGCGACGCTGCCGCCGAGATCGGCGCCACTGCGGTGATCGTGCACGGTGGGCACGCCGATGACAACGACATGGAGGCCGGGTTTGAGCGCTGGGGCAAGGCGCTCGACTATCTGAATTCCGACGTACCGGTGTATCTGGAGAACACCGCGGGTGGGGACCACGCCATGGCCCGCCATTTCGACACCATCGCCCGGCTGTGGGACCGCATCGGTGACAAAGGTATTGGCTTCTGCCTCGACACCTGTCACGCGTGGGCCGCAGGCGAGGCACTCGTCGACGCGGTGGACCGCATTAAGGCCATCACCGGGCGCATCGATCTGGTGCACTGCAACGACTCCCGGGATGCCGCCGGTTCTGGCGCTGACCGGCACGCCAATTTCGGTCTGGGACAGATCGATCCGCAGCTGCTGGCCGCGGTGGTCAACGCCGCCGACGCTCCGGTGATCTGCGAGACGTCCGAGGAAGGCCGCAAGGACGACATCGCGTTCCTGCGCGAGCACGCTGTGAGCTGA
- a CDS encoding phosphatase PAP2 family protein gives MIDEGQSIVRSPVDPSAETAARRALLLRIVRYLAVAVWAVIVGYRTVTDGFAFNRELLLLYISTGLLAASIGQGRRMFYVVRDWLPFALVLLAYDLSRGAATLIGRPTLWQWQVNADRWMFFGTVPTVWLQERLKALNPPWWEIVISTVYMSFFILPYVVAGVLWLRDREEWKRFVRLFVGLSFAALMIYALLPAAPPWAAARCTADDVDGGPSGPRCMFRSAREATDGGLLGAMQGNRDGGHEWIERIVTRGWGKLNLHSATALIDQGQASVNLVAAIPSLHAGLTAAVSAFLWNRVNRGWRPVLVGYVLIMAFTLVYTAEHYVIDILLGWALAAVVVTALNRYEARRSGRRADVDTSGCSLAEESAEASGGHYNS, from the coding sequence ATGATTGATGAAGGGCAGTCAATCGTGCGATCACCGGTCGATCCTTCAGCGGAGACCGCCGCTCGCCGCGCGCTTTTGTTGCGTATCGTGCGCTATCTAGCGGTCGCGGTCTGGGCTGTCATCGTCGGTTATCGCACGGTCACCGACGGTTTCGCATTCAATCGAGAACTGTTGCTGCTCTACATCTCTACGGGCCTGCTGGCCGCCAGCATCGGACAGGGCCGGCGCATGTTCTATGTCGTCCGGGACTGGCTTCCGTTCGCGTTGGTGCTCCTCGCCTACGACCTGAGTAGGGGAGCGGCGACGTTGATCGGGCGGCCGACCCTCTGGCAATGGCAGGTCAACGCAGACCGCTGGATGTTCTTCGGCACAGTCCCGACGGTGTGGCTGCAGGAACGACTCAAGGCTCTGAACCCGCCGTGGTGGGAGATCGTGATCAGCACGGTCTATATGTCGTTCTTCATCCTGCCGTACGTTGTCGCCGGGGTGTTGTGGCTGCGTGACCGGGAGGAGTGGAAACGGTTCGTCCGGCTGTTCGTCGGGCTGTCGTTCGCGGCACTGATGATCTATGCGCTGCTGCCCGCCGCGCCGCCGTGGGCGGCAGCCCGGTGTACCGCCGATGATGTCGACGGTGGTCCGTCCGGTCCGCGGTGCATGTTCCGCTCGGCGCGCGAGGCTACCGACGGCGGACTGCTCGGGGCGATGCAGGGCAACCGGGACGGCGGCCACGAGTGGATCGAGCGAATCGTCACGCGCGGCTGGGGCAAGCTCAACCTGCACTCTGCGACCGCGTTGATCGATCAGGGCCAGGCGAGCGTGAATCTGGTGGCGGCCATCCCGTCACTGCATGCCGGACTGACAGCAGCGGTCTCGGCGTTTCTGTGGAACCGCGTCAACCGCGGTTGGCGGCCGGTCCTTGTGGGTTACGTCCTGATCATGGCGTTCACGTTGGTCTACACCGCCGAGCACTACGTGATCGACATCCTGCTGGGCTGGGCCTTGGCGGCAGTAGTGGTCACGGCGTTGAACCGCTATGAAGCGCGGCGGTCCGGACGCAGGGCCGATGTCGACACCTCGGGATGTTCGCTCGCAGAGGAGAGCGCGGAGGCCTCCGGCGGTCATTACAACTCTTGA
- a CDS encoding acyl-CoA dehydrogenase family protein, which translates to MAHDPSLLASAATHVVTNQVPPLEDFNSAASPVLIEALIREGGEWGLDEVNAVGALNGSAQVQRWGELADRNQPILHTHDRYGYRVDEVEYDPAYHELMAAAIKHGLHAAPWADDRPGSHVVRAAKTSVWTAEPGHMCPISMTYAVVPALRFNPELAKVYEPLLTSRVYDPELKVPATKPGITAGMSMTEKQGGSDVRAGTTQAVPNGDGTYSLTGHKWFTSAPMGDIFLVLAQARGGVRSDGGSSGGLSCFFLPRVLPDGSRNRMFLQRLKDKLGNHANASAEVEYDGAVAWLVGEEGQGVKTIIEMVNLTRLDCALGSATSMRTGLSRAVHHAQHRKAFGAYLIDQPLMRNVLADLAVEAEAATMLAMRMAGATDKAVRGDEREALLRRIGLAAAKYWVCKRATPHAGEAMECLGGNGYVEESGMPRLYREAPLMGIWEGSGNVSALDTLRAMATRPECVEVMFDELALGQDPRLDAHAAALKGQLGTFDNIEYRARKIAEDISLALQGSLLIRHGHPAVAEAFLASRLGGQWGGAFGTLPAGLDLAPIIERALVKG; encoded by the coding sequence ATGGCTCATGACCCTTCGCTCCTCGCGTCCGCGGCCACGCACGTCGTCACCAATCAGGTCCCGCCGCTGGAGGACTTCAACTCCGCGGCCTCGCCGGTATTGATCGAGGCACTCATTCGGGAAGGTGGTGAGTGGGGTCTCGACGAGGTCAATGCGGTCGGCGCGCTCAACGGCAGCGCCCAGGTCCAGCGCTGGGGCGAACTCGCCGACCGCAACCAGCCGATCCTGCATACCCACGACCGATACGGCTACCGCGTCGACGAGGTCGAATACGATCCGGCTTACCACGAGCTGATGGCCGCGGCGATCAAGCACGGCCTGCACGCGGCACCCTGGGCCGACGACCGGCCCGGGTCCCACGTGGTGCGCGCCGCCAAGACCTCGGTGTGGACCGCCGAGCCCGGCCACATGTGTCCGATTTCGATGACATACGCCGTCGTCCCCGCGCTGCGGTTCAACCCGGAGCTGGCCAAAGTCTACGAACCCCTGCTGACCAGCCGGGTTTACGACCCTGAGCTCAAGGTGCCGGCGACCAAACCCGGCATCACCGCGGGCATGTCGATGACCGAGAAGCAGGGTGGCTCCGACGTCCGGGCAGGTACCACGCAGGCCGTGCCCAACGGTGACGGCACTTACTCGCTCACCGGGCACAAGTGGTTCACCTCGGCGCCGATGGGTGACATCTTCTTGGTATTGGCCCAAGCGCGCGGGGGCGTGCGAAGCGACGGGGGATCGTCCGGTGGGCTGAGCTGTTTCTTCCTGCCGCGGGTGCTGCCCGACGGTAGTCGCAACCGAATGTTCTTGCAGCGCCTCAAGGATAAGCTCGGCAATCATGCCAATGCCTCCGCCGAGGTCGAGTACGACGGCGCGGTGGCGTGGTTGGTCGGTGAGGAGGGTCAGGGTGTGAAGACCATCATCGAGATGGTCAACCTGACCCGGCTCGACTGCGCATTGGGCAGCGCCACCAGTATGCGTACTGGGCTGAGCCGTGCGGTGCACCACGCCCAGCATCGAAAGGCGTTCGGCGCCTACTTGATTGACCAGCCACTGATGCGTAACGTACTCGCCGACCTCGCCGTGGAAGCCGAAGCGGCCACGATGCTCGCCATGCGGATGGCCGGGGCCACCGACAAGGCGGTGCGCGGTGACGAACGCGAAGCGCTATTGCGCCGTATCGGGCTGGCCGCCGCCAAGTACTGGGTGTGCAAGCGCGCTACCCCGCATGCGGGTGAGGCGATGGAATGTCTGGGCGGCAACGGCTACGTCGAGGAATCCGGTATGCCGCGGCTATACCGTGAGGCTCCGCTGATGGGCATCTGGGAGGGTTCCGGCAACGTTAGCGCCCTCGATACGTTGCGCGCCATGGCAACTCGCCCCGAGTGCGTCGAGGTGATGTTCGATGAGCTGGCGCTGGGGCAGGACCCACGGCTCGACGCCCACGCCGCCGCGCTCAAGGGGCAGCTCGGCACGTTCGACAACATCGAATACCGCGCCCGCAAGATCGCCGAGGACATCAGCCTGGCCCTGCAGGGCTCGCTGCTTATCCGCCACGGTCACCCGGCGGTGGCCGAGGCGTTCCTGGCCAGCCGGCTCGGCGGCCAGTGGGGCGGCGCCTTCGGAACCCTGCCCGCCGGGTTGGATCTCGCCCCGATCATCGAGCGCGCGTTGGTCAAGGGATGA
- a CDS encoding PaaX family transcriptional regulator C-terminal domain-containing protein, which yields MPALNRMTARSVVLSVLLGAHPAWASAAELIRLTADFDIKETALRVALTRMVGAGDLVRSEDGYRLADRLLARQRRQDDAINPRLRPDDEEWLTLVITSVGTDARTRAALRIMLQQYRFAELREGVWMRPDNLDQALPQEIAERVRMLHTRDDDPFDLVGRLWDLPGWVRAGRRLLDDIASATDVPSRFVAAAGIVRHLLTDPVLPDKLLPADWPGAQLRTAYTDFAAELVARRDREELMEAT from the coding sequence ATGCCTGCGCTGAACCGGATGACGGCTCGTTCGGTCGTGCTGAGCGTGCTGCTCGGGGCGCACCCCGCGTGGGCGAGTGCCGCTGAACTGATCAGGCTCACAGCGGATTTCGATATCAAGGAAACCGCGTTGCGGGTCGCACTCACCCGCATGGTGGGGGCGGGTGACCTGGTGCGCTCCGAGGACGGTTATCGACTGGCCGACCGACTGCTGGCCCGGCAGCGCCGCCAGGACGACGCCATCAACCCCCGGCTGCGCCCAGATGATGAGGAATGGCTCACCCTCGTCATCACCAGTGTCGGCACCGACGCCCGTACCCGCGCCGCGCTGCGAATCATGCTGCAGCAGTATCGTTTTGCCGAGTTACGTGAGGGGGTGTGGATGCGGCCGGACAATCTCGACCAGGCGCTACCGCAGGAGATCGCCGAACGAGTGCGGATGCTGCACACCCGCGACGACGACCCGTTCGATCTGGTCGGGCGGTTGTGGGATCTGCCCGGTTGGGTCAGGGCCGGCCGCCGGTTGCTGGACGACATCGCGTCCGCCACCGACGTTCCGAGCCGGTTCGTGGCGGCCGCGGGTATCGTGCGGCACCTACTTACCGACCCGGTGCTGCCCGACAAACTGTTGCCCGCCGACTGGCCCGGCGCGCAACTGCGTACGGCCTACACCGATTTTGCCGCCGAACTCGTCGCGCGGCGCGACCGGGAAGAACTCATGGAGGCGACATGA
- a CDS encoding crotonase/enoyl-CoA hydratase family protein produces MTESVRTERDGAVTTVILHRPHARNAVDGPTAAALVAAFEEFDADDSASVAVLWGDGGTFCAGADLKAFGTPQSNVLGPVGPGPMGPTRMVLSKPVIAAIGGYAVAGGLELALWCDLRVVEEDAVLGVFCRRWGVPLIDGGTVRLPRLIGESRAMDLILTGRAVDAAEAHAIGLANRVVPKGDARTEAEELATQLAALPQQCLRADRLSALRQWGQSERAAMEFEFDSIERVKHEAAHGAGRFAAGAGRHGAGAS; encoded by the coding sequence ATGACCGAGTCGGTCCGAACTGAGCGCGACGGCGCGGTGACCACCGTCATCTTGCATCGTCCGCACGCACGCAACGCGGTGGACGGACCGACCGCGGCCGCGCTGGTCGCGGCGTTCGAGGAATTCGATGCCGATGATTCCGCATCAGTCGCCGTGTTGTGGGGCGATGGTGGAACATTCTGTGCCGGAGCTGATCTCAAGGCGTTCGGCACGCCGCAGTCGAACGTCCTGGGCCCCGTTGGTCCGGGGCCGATGGGGCCGACCCGGATGGTCCTGTCCAAGCCGGTGATCGCCGCCATCGGCGGCTACGCGGTGGCCGGTGGCCTGGAGTTGGCGCTGTGGTGTGACCTACGGGTAGTCGAAGAGGATGCGGTGCTGGGCGTGTTCTGCCGGCGCTGGGGCGTTCCGCTCATCGACGGGGGCACCGTGCGCCTGCCGAGGCTTATCGGCGAAAGCCGGGCCATGGACCTGATTCTGACGGGCCGCGCCGTCGACGCCGCCGAGGCCCACGCGATCGGCCTGGCCAACAGAGTGGTTCCCAAGGGCGACGCCCGAACCGAGGCCGAGGAGCTGGCAACGCAACTGGCGGCTCTGCCTCAGCAGTGCCTGCGGGCCGATCGACTGTCCGCACTGCGTCAATGGGGCCAATCAGAGCGAGCCGCAATGGAATTCGAGTTCGACAGTATCGAACGGGTCAAGCACGAGGCCGCACACGGGGCCGGCCGGTTCGCCGCGGGCGCAGGCCGCCACGGCGCCGGTGCGAGCTGA
- a CDS encoding enoyl-CoA hydratase family protein, with protein sequence MSELVHYVADNAVARLTLDSPHNRNALSTALVDQLNKGLARAAADPAVRVVVLGHTGGTFCAGADLSEAAGREPGDVAVDRAREMTTTLRAILELPVPVIGAIDGHVRAGGLGLVGACDLVVAGHNSTFALTEARIGVAPSIISLTLLPKMSPRSVGRYFVTGEKFGSAEAAAIGLITLASDDVEGTVAGLTTEIAKGSPQGLAMSKALTTAAILRSFDEHAEELTRLSAELFGSDQAREGMLAFLQKRRPNWIG encoded by the coding sequence ATGAGCGAACTCGTCCACTACGTAGCCGACAACGCCGTCGCCCGGCTGACCCTCGACTCACCGCACAACCGCAACGCGCTGTCCACGGCCCTGGTCGACCAATTGAACAAGGGCCTGGCGCGGGCGGCCGCCGATCCAGCCGTGCGGGTGGTGGTCCTCGGCCACACCGGTGGAACATTCTGTGCGGGTGCCGATCTGAGCGAGGCGGCGGGACGTGAACCGGGTGACGTCGCGGTCGACCGGGCGCGCGAGATGACGACGACGCTGCGCGCGATCCTCGAGCTACCCGTGCCTGTCATCGGGGCGATCGACGGCCATGTCCGGGCGGGTGGCCTTGGCCTGGTCGGCGCCTGCGACCTTGTGGTGGCCGGGCATAACAGCACGTTCGCTCTCACCGAGGCAAGGATCGGCGTTGCGCCATCGATCATCTCGCTGACACTGTTGCCGAAGATGTCACCGCGCTCGGTGGGTCGCTACTTCGTCACCGGGGAGAAGTTCGGCTCCGCCGAGGCCGCCGCGATCGGGTTGATCACCCTGGCCTCCGACGACGTCGAGGGCACTGTCGCGGGTTTGACCACCGAAATTGCCAAGGGTTCACCGCAGGGTCTGGCGATGTCGAAGGCGCTGACGACCGCGGCGATTCTCAGGTCGTTCGACGAGCACGCCGAGGAGTTGACTCGACTGTCGGCCGAACTGTTCGGCTCCGACCAAGCCCGTGAGGGGATGCTGGCCTTCTTGCAGAAACGTCGGCCGAACTGGATTGGTTGA